In the Armatimonas rosea genome, GAAGCTTCTCCAAGCGATCCGCAAGCACTCGGTCGGCTGGACACGTCGGGCCCAGGTCGTCGGGACGGGGAGCTTCCGTAACCTGCGTGAGCTCTCCCCGCTGATCCAAGCACTCCGCTCGCCACAGCACGAGCAGCGCAACACGGCGACCGCACGGCTGATCGAGCTCGGGAGCGAGGCGGTCCCTGTGCTCCTCGAAGCCCTGTCCCACGACTCCCCGCTGGTGCGCTTTCGTGCCGCCGAGGCTCTGGGAAAGATCGGCGATCCCCGTGCGGTGGAGCCCTTGCTAAAGCTGGCCTCTGTGCTCTCCCTTGACTTTGATGTCCAGCAGGCGGCGACCGAGGCACTGCGAAATCTCGCCCGAAAGCGGATGCAGACACCGGAGCCCGACGATGTCCCCGCCCTGATCCTTCTCGTAAGGCACCTGCGCTTCTCCCACCCCGATGCCGCCGACGATGCCGCCGTCGCGCTCACCACTCTGGCGCGCAGGCATCCGTCGCCCGCACTACGCGGGGCGCTCAAGTGGCTCCGGTCGTTTGGGCTCGCGCTTACTCCGACATTTAAAGAGGCACACAGAGCGATCGAAGAGGCGACAAAGCAGTGGAAAGACCTCCCGCTGACCGCCACGGCTCCCGAAAAAGAAGAGAACCTACCGCTCCCCGCAACCGAGGAGGTGCTACCGGGTCAGAGGGAGGGAGAAGAGCAACAATGACAGAGCTGGAACAAGGGCTGGCGTGGCTGGATACCGACGATCACCTCATCCGGAGGCAGGGGCTGGAGCTGCTACGAAAGCTCGGCGACGATGCGATCCCGCCGCTGATCGACCTGGCGTGCTCCTACAAAGTGGTCGCGCGGATGCGTGCGATCGAGGCCCTAGGGGAGCTGGGCGACCCCGATGCCTTCTGGCCGCTGGCCAACCTGGGGCATGAGCTCCTGCTGACACGGCGCAAGGCGATGCAGGCGATTGTGGCGCACGTCGCTGAGGCACCCACCCGAGAAGACGCCGCTTGGCTGATTGGGATTATCAAGACCTTCCGCCGTGACCCGCAAGGCCAAGAACTTGTCCAAGCCGCCGTGCAGGGCGCCTTGAGCCTCGCCCGCCGCGACCCCTGCCCCGAGCTCGCACCGCTCCTGCCGCTCCTCACCGACGAGCTAGAGGACCTGCGCCACGAGCTCCAGCGGCACCTCGCCGCCTACAAAGACCTCCCCCGGATCGCCGACTCCCCGGAGAAGCGTAGTGCTGACCTCCCCCGTCCCGCAAGCCGATAGAACAGAAACGATGGAAACAGAAGCTAAGACAACGCAAGAGCTGATTGAGCAGCTCCAGAGCCACCAGTACGGCGCACGTTTTGTTGCCCTGGGAAGGCTGATCGAGCTCGGGGAGTCCGCGATTCCCTTGCTCACCGAGGCCCTCTACCACCCCGATAAGGCCCTGCGGATTCGTGTTGCCTGCGCGCTCGCAGGGATTGGCGCGACCGATGCCAGTGTCGTTCTGCCGATAGCCGATCTCTGGGAGGAGCTGCCCGCTGATAGTGTCCTTGGAGAGGCATTCCTGGTCGTGGTGCGTGAGCTGGCCGCCGGTGTCCGACCCGAGCATATCCCGGTACTGACACGGCTCCTAGATTGTTACAAAAAGACCCCTCTGTCGAGCTCATCCGCACCCGCGACGGTGCCTGTAGGGCTGCAAGTGACCACGATGGCAGCCGGAGCGCTGGAGACTCTCGCCAAGCGCACGCCCACCCGTGAGCTTCTCACCCCACTTGCGCATCTGCCAAAAGGCGGCTTTTTTTCCTCGGGCCCCGCTGTCTTGACGCATGCCCACAAAGTGCTGGATGAGGCCACCAAGCAATGGCAGTTCGATCCCCACCGCCGTGATCTGCCCGTTCCGGCGGAGAAGTCCGAAAAGACAGAGGCAAGTGAGACAAAATGAGTATCCCAACGGAAACATCCGCGCTGATCGCCCAGCTGACAAGCCCTGATTATGGGGTGCGCCTGATCGCGCTGGGCAAGCTGGTCGAGGCTGGTGAGGCAGCCGTGCCTGCGCTGCTGGAGGCGCTCAGACGCCCGGACCCTCTTCTGAAAGCCTGCGCGGCCTGTGCGCTGGCGGGGATCGGGACGCCACGTGCCGCCCTCCCGCTGGTTGCTCTCTGGGAGGCCGATCCCTTCGATCCCTCCGCCATTGAGGCCCTCTCCGAGTTTGCCGGGAAGCTGGCACGCGCGCCACAGACCGAAGACATTCCCGCGCTAATGGAGCTCTTGCCCTGCTACAAAAAGACCAGTGAGACAAAAAACGGAGTCAGTGGGCGGGTGGTGGGCCAGGAGATCTCGGTGCTCGCGGCGGAGGGGCTGAGCAAGCTCGCACGCACCGCACCCTCACCGCAGCTCCGCGCCGCGTTGCCCCTGCTTAAGCGCGATATCTGGCACAGTAGCCCCGATGAGTTTGGCGAGGCGCGCGAGTGGATCGAGGATGCCACCCATAAGTGGAAAGACCTGCCGGTGACTGCCTTTGCGCCCCAGCCCAAGGCCAGTGAGCTTCCGCTCCCCGCCGAGAAGCCCGAGCGCCCATGAGCACGGTTGAGCACTGGATCGCCCAGCTCCATGCCTCCAGCTACGAGACGCGTCAGGAGGCATCCGAGCAGCTAGTGGCGCTGGGGGAGAGAGCGGTTCCTGCGCTGATCGAGGTCGCCTGCGCTCCCAAGCTGGTCGCACGGATGCGCGCTATGGAAGCGCTGGGAACGATAGGGGACCGACGCGCGTTCTGGCCACTGGCGGAGCTCACCCTGCCCGACGACGACTATGAGCTGACAATGACCCGCCGCAAAACCCTCACTCAGCTCGCCGAGCGCCTCGCCATCGCTCCTGTCCGCAGCGATGCCGCCTGGTTTATCGCGATCGTTCGGAAGTACCGCTTTGATTCCTACGGCCAGTCCATCGCGGTCGCCGCAGCACGCGGAGCGCTCACGCTGGCCCAGAGCGACCCAGGGCCAGAGCTCTTGCCGATCTTGGCGCTGCTCAAGGGAAATTTTCTCTACGCGGCGCCCCCGGCATTTGGCCCTATCCGCAAGGCCCTTCTGCCCCTGCTCGCCGATTGGAAAGACCTTCCCGTTGCCGCCGATGCGCCTCTGCTCGATGGTACCGACCTTCCCCGCCCGTCGCAGGCAGAGTAGCGTATACTGAGAGCCGTGGAACTTGCTGTTGATTTTGGGACGACCAATAGTGTGGTCGCCGTGGTCGAAGAGGGCAATATTCGGGTGATCTCCCTGCCCGCAATCGCGCGGGAGCAGCCGACAACGCAGGCGACCCTGGTGCCGACCTGTGTCTTTGTGCGCGAGAAACGCCGTCGCCTCTGGCCGCGCTTCTGGATGACCGAGCCCGAGGCGCTGATCGGGCAGGCGGCGCTGGCACACAACTTCGAGGGCGGCGCTCCCGGCTTTGCCCAGAGCTTCAAGCGGGCCCTGGCCCAAGAGCCCCACCGCCCCGTGGCCTCCGTGCAGGGAAAGACCATCGCGGCCCGCGAGGCGGCCTATCTGTTTCTCCGGGAGCTGACCGCCGCCGCACGCGCCGCCGCCGCCCCCGGCGATAAGAAACTCACGCAGCTGACGATCTCCGGCCCCGTGGGGTACTTCGAGACCTACCGCGCCGAGCTGGCGACCCTGACCAAGCGCCTGGGAGTCAAGAGCTTCAAGACCATCGACGAGCCCATCGCGGCCGCACTGGGCTACGGTGTCAATGTCGGGCGGGACGAGACCCTACTCGTGGTGGACTGGGGTGGGGGAACCCTCAACCTCGCGGTGATTCGCCTCGGGCCAGGCGTCTTGGCATCGGGGGCGGCACCCATTCTCGCCAAGCACATGGTGGGCAAGGGCGGCGACGATGTGGACTACTGGCTGATGGAGGAACTGCTCCCCGGCTTTGAGGACATCGCGGCCGGGCGCTACGATGCCAAGTGGGAGGTGATGCGCGCCAAGGAGTCCGTGAGCCGCACGGGCGGCTCGACCCCGATCTCCTGGCGGGGAATCCAGCGAACCCTCGACCGCGAGAGCCTGGTAGCCCTGCTGACCAAGCGCGGCCTCTACGACGACCTGCGCACCGCCCTCACGGACATCAAGATCCAGCTCGCGGAGACGGCCCCGGACTTAAAAGTGGACGAAGTCCTGCTCACGGGCGGCTCGACACTCTTGCCCGAGGTGCCCGCCGTCGTCGATAGCTTCTTCCCCGAGGCCATTGTTCGCCACGACAATGAGTTTGTCTTCACCGCGGTCGCCAGCGGCGCGGCACGCTTTGCTGGCGGTGTCCCCGTCGATGATTTCATCTACCACGACTACGCCATCGCGGTGCAAGAATCCGATGGCAGTGTGGGCTACGAGCTGCTCTCCCCGCGCCGCACGCGCTACCCCACCGCGCCGGACTTCGCGGTGCGCTACTACGCCGACTACGCCGGGATGGAGGAGATGCGCTTCCGGGTCTGTGAGATCGGGCGGCTGGGGCAGAAGCCCGTTGCCTGGGAGCCACGCCCCAACGGTAGCCGCTACTGGAGTCCCAAGGGCGAGACGGAGCGTGCGCAGGTAATGGAGCTCAATCCCGCCGATGCGCCGTTGCCGCTGAACCCTGCAGGAGTCGGGACTTCGCCGCGCCTCCGCGTGACCTACAACATCAACGCCGACCGCTGGCTCTGCATGACGGTGGAGGACCTGGTGAAAAAGCAAACCCTCCGCGACAATGTCCCCGTCGTGCGCCTGCGCTAGGAAAATCGTTGCATGAGCCTCACCCGTGAGCAGATTTTCAATCATCTCCATGCCGTTCATCAGCACGAGCCCGGCTGGCAAGACTCATGGGAGATTCTGCGTAAGTCAAGCGGTGAGGCTGTGCACTGCCTCCTTGAAGAGATTGAGGTGGAGATGACGAAGGCAAAAAAGGCCACTTTTGTAGCTCCCGTGGTTAGCTACAGAAAGCTCCTACGGTTGGCCGAGCTCTTGGCGGAGTTTAATGACCCAAGAAGTCTCTGGCCCCTTTTGCAGGTAAGCCAGCTCACCAGTGTCGTCAACCGGCAGGGATCAGATTTTTTAGGAAACGTGCTGGATGTTATGGCGAGACGAGCAGAGCCGGAGGATATTCAAGCGCTTATCTTCGAACTGATGCGCGCACGTCCTCAGTGGAAAATCGTCAGTGGCTCAGAGGTCATGGCACAAGATATTATTGCTGTTGCTAAAGCGTTGATTCGTATTGCAGAACGCGATCCCAAACCTGAGCTGCGAGCAGCATTGCCTTTTTTGAGACCTAGTCTTCAAACACCCGTTTCGTTTATTGCTCTCCACCGTCGTCTCAAAGCAGCACTTGGTGAGAGAAACCTGCCGATACCTGCCACACCACTACAAGCAACACAGGACTTTCCGATTCCTACGGAGGGGAATCCGTCAGAGGAATAGAATGTCCTGCTTGCGATCCCATTAACGGGCTTGGTACTCTGCAATCAATGCTATCTTTTAAAACAGGTTATAGTCATTGCGCGACCCGAGCCAGGAGCTGTAGCTATCCGAGGCTGGATTATTCGTCAGATTGATCAAGCCCGTACCATCTAGGTTCATTTTATAGAGCTCGCCCTTGCCCGCAGTGTAGCTCTCAAAAAGAATCGACTGGCCATCGGGTGAGAATGTTGGACGCGTCTCCTCAATGGAGTTATTGGTAAGTCGCTTGAAATTGCTTCCGTCTGCATCCATGATGCAGATATCTCGTGAGAATAGATAGTATAATCGGACAAAAAGTATCTTTTTGCCATCAGGAGAAAATATGGGATTGTAGTTGCCCTCATTTGCATTGGTTAGTCTTGTTTGATTCGTGCCATCAATGTTCATTGTGTAGATCTCATTGTAGGTATTACGAAAGCTGGTAAAGACTATTTTCTTCCCATCCGGGGAGAACATTGGCGATTCATCAAATTTCGGATCGGTGGTAAGTCGGTTCTCTCCTGTGCCATCTGCATTGACAATGTAGATATCTGTATTGTTATTACGCTTACTCGTAAAAACTATTTTCTTCCCATCCGGGGAGAACATCGGTGCGGCATCGTCGATATTGGTATTGTTGGTAAGCCGCGTGACTCCTGTCCCGTCTAAGTTCATGGTTGCGATCTCATATCCGCCCGTTAAGTAGCGATTTGTCATTATCGCGACTTTTTTACTGTCGGGAGAGAAAGAGAAAGGCTGATCGTTGAAGGCAGTATTGGTGATATTGACCTGGCCGGAGCCGTCTGTGTTCATCATGCATACCTCGCCATCGGAGCTTGGCTGGCAGGCATAGGCAATCTTACTACCATCGGGAGAGAGAATCGAAAGATCGTCACGGTTGGCTGTGGAGGTGAGGCGCTGCACTCCCGAGCCGTCTGCACTCATGCTATAGATCTCCTCATCCCCGTCCCGATTGCTGGTGAAGATAATCTTTTCGCTGTTGGTCCGGTGGCTGAAGACAGGTACCGTTGTCGTCTTCCCCGACTCCTTGTCGCGCAGGGTGATATAGGTAAAGGCGATTGCATTGGACTCCACAGCGGCGTAGTCACCCGAGGGGTAGAACAAGAAGTCTGTCCCATTGCTGATCGACCACTCCCACTGGCTGTTGTCGACAAACACCGACTCTCCTGCACTGTTGTAGGCAATGGCGAAGAGGTCTAGCCGACCGCCTTTGGTGAAGGAGAGAGGGCCGGGTGAGTAGATCTCCACACGATCAATCGTGGAGTCCATGGTTAAGGCCGCCGCGGTTGTCTGGCCACTGACGAGTGTTGCTCCGACCGTGCCACGTGCCTGTGCCACACCGGTACCAGTGGTCGTGGGATAGGCACTTGCCTTGATCACGATATCGCCACGGCTTAGGTTGTTGAAGACAACGGTGGACGTAGAGCCCGATGTAGGGCGCGGGATCACACGTAGAGGGAGAAGGAGGGCTCCGGCGCTATCCCGGAGCTCGATCGCAATGCTCTGCGCCCCCACGGGAATGAGACGCGTCTGCTCCGGCCAGCGAATACTTAAAGAGACACTGGCGCTGCGTGTGGCTTCTGCTCCGGTCTTGGACGAAGAACCGCCACATCCTGCTGCCACGGTCAGGCTTGCCAACGACACCAGCGAAATTGCCCACGGGGCCGACAATAGTGGTCGTAGTTTCATGGATCGATTTTACAGGAGCTTTGAGGTGTAGGACAAGAGCCCACTTGCCGCTTGTCCATTAAGAACCTATCATGAAGCCAATCGACGTTTTGCGCCATGGACTCAGGTTGGTCTTATGTGATCCCGCCACAACAATGTCCTCGTCGAGCACCTGCGCTAGAGTGTCTTATGAAAGACGATCCTCATCTTCAGCTCAAACGCTTTCTTCAGGGGCCGCCTGAGGAGAGAGAAGATGCGCGTCAAAACCTGCTGGCGATGGGGGAGGGAGCGGTTCCCCCTATTATTGAGACTCTGGCGGAGGGAAGTATCGATGCTCCTGCGTACGCAGAGAAATACTCGCACGAGACACTTGTTGCAGGACTGAAGCTCCTTGTTGCCTTGAACAGTCCCCGAAGTCTTTGGTTTCTTCTTCGAGTTACTCAAAACAACTATATTCTCCATTCAATTTTTCAGGATGCGCTCCATGCGACTGCAAAACGTGGGAGCTCGGAGGACATTGTCGTGCTACTAGATATTCTCCGACATGCCAAGCCAGGCCGAAAAGACGAAGAGCGTATCTGTAATGTACACCCGACCTATGCAGTTTGGGTGGCCGCGGCACTAGTTCAGCTTGCTGAGCGCGATCCCAGGCCCGAGCTACGTGCTGCCTTGCCCATGCTCACGCTTCATCCCTACTTGCCCGTTGAGTTTGTTGCTCTACGCTTACTACTGAAGGGAGCGCTCTCAAAGAAGAACCTACCGATTCCCGCAGAGGCACCACCGAGCACTGTAGAGGCCTTACCGATTCCTGTGGAGGCTCCCGATGACAGAGTATGAGCTCAGTGAGATTCTCTCCGCGCTGGAGCATGGTAGCGAGGAGCAGCAAGAAGTGGCTTTGGAGCGCTTGCGTGCTGTCGGAGAGCAGGCAGTGGAGCCGCTGGTGCAGACTATCGTTCGGTATCTACATGCCCATAGACCATGGAAAGATGAGGTCTACCAAGAGATACCTGAGGCAGCACGGCAAAGAGTCCTACGGATGGCGTTCCTGCTCGTGAGCTATGGGTCTGCAAGTAGCCTGCGAGTGCTTGCCGGGGTGGCGCAGCAGGTCAACCGGGCACCGTTTCTGGAGCCTGTTGCGATACTGGAAGAACGTGCCATAGAGGACGATGTCTCTGCCCTGATCTCTGTCTTGCGCTGGTTGATCGGCACGTTGAAAGAGACCGTACTCTCGCTTGCGATTGGGCAGGCACTCGTGCGTATTGCCATGAACCACCCTGAGCACCACCGACAGCTCGCGTATGCACTGCCGCTCCTGCGACGCTACAACCTCGCCTCGCTGGCGTACCTTCGCCTTCATAGTGCGCTTAGAGTTGCACTCTCTACGCGGACTCTCCCCATCCCCGCGCAGGCAGCACAAACTCATACCGATCTTCCGATCCCTGGAGAGGAGCATCGTAAATGGCACTGACACAGGAGCAAATTCAAGAGCACCTTCAGAAGATACGAAACGAAGAACACAACTGGGAAGAGTCGCGCGCCATCTTGCTGGCGGCGGGCCGGGAGGTAGTTCCTGAGCTGATGAAGCTTGTGGAGCAAGAACGAAATATACTTAGTAGACAGTTTATTCCCAATCGAAAACCTCTACAACGACTTGCTGAGTTACTGACAGAGTTTCATGATCCACAAAGTCTTATGATACTCTACGATTGTATCGTGCCACTCTTTAATGAAGTCAAGGTCTCGTTTTTTCATCAGCTTGTTCCCGTGCTGCAACAGCGTGCCGAGACAGAGGACCTCAGTGCTTTGATCGCGTTTCTAGCTAAAACAAACAGCACTTATGTAGCTAACGTGCTGGTTCAGATTGCAGAGCAGGAGCCACGACAAGAGCTGCGTGAGGTTCTTCCTCTCTTAAAGGCAGGCTTTAGTAAACCGAGTGCTCCTTTAGAGTTTATTGGCCTGCGTGGACGACTCAAGGCAGCGCTTGCCAGTGAGAGCTTGCCGCTCCCTTCAAAGGCTGCCATGAGTACCGATGATAACTTGCCAATCCCCATAAAGGAACCCACAGAGTGACGTTAGCGCGGGAGCAAGTTGTTAAATACCTCTACACGATCTATCATCGGGAGTCGGGCTGGGTAAAAGCACAGGTGGCTCTGGTAGATGCGGGAAGCGATATCGTGCCCTTTCTCATGGAGTTTATTGAGGCGGAGCTCCAGAGTATTGTCCAGACAGAGTACCGGCCAGAATATGAAAAGATGGATCGACTGATGGCCGTGCTTGCCCAGTATGCAGACCCGCGCAGCCTTCCTCTCTTTGTGCGTTTTATGTATCAGACCAATCGTCACTTTGGAGAAGCCTACTGGCATCAGATACGTATGGCACTGGAGCATAGGGCGACAGAGGAGGATATTGCTGCACTCATTGCACTTCTACAGAGGGCAGAGCCAAAGTGGGTAGCGACGGCATATGTTACCGAGCTGCATGCCACAGAAGCGCTTGCTATTGCACAAAGCCTTGTCCGTATGGCAGAGCAGGATCCAAAACCAGAGCTGAGAGCAGTACTTCCCATGCTAACCTTTACCCTGGCAAGGCCTTTTGAGTTTATAGGCCTGCGCCGACGACTAAAGGCTGCGCTCGCAAATAACAGCTTGCCGATTCCAGCAGATGCAAAGGAGAGCATTCAAGAGTCACTGCCAATACCTGTTGATGCAGAGCCTATTCTTGAAAGCTGAGAGAGTTGTATGCTAAAATGACCTGTGATTCTTTAAAGATGACCTCTGCACATTGAATGTGCGAGCCTCATCCTACAATGATAGGGGAGTCACATTCAAAGTTGAAAGGAGCTATTTTAATAGCAACACAAGCAAATGCAGCGCGCATTGTTGAAGATCGTCGGTCACTGGCTGCACTTGAAGGAATCACAGGCTATGCACCCCGTAACCCTGATCTCTCCATCGATGCCCTACGGTCACTAGAAGCGCAGATGGACTCAAAGGCAAATCGTGTGACCAAACTTCGTGCAGAGCTTGCCGGAGCAATCGATAACTACCACGCGACCGGGAGTCTCTTTACCCAGCGGATGATCGAGGCACGCGACGAAGTACAAGTCCAGTTTGGACGAGACTCGAACGAGCTTCAGGCAGTCGGGCGCACCAAGCGTAGTGATCGAAAGGCACCCGTGCGTAAGCCAAAGCCATGACCGAGAGTGACCTGACAGCCCTCGAATCGCGGATCGAAACGCTCCTGGAGAGATGTCACGCCGCGCAGTGGGAGTGGAAGCTACTCACACACGAGGGCTGGCTTGTCACATACGAAGAGTTCACCGCGCTATTCTGCCGCAATGCAGGGCTCTGTCAAGTTTCGTATCTCATGCAGCTTGCACAACAGGGAATAAAACACCGACAGTGGCGGTCGTTTACTCAGTTCTTTACGCTGGATCAAGATCGCATCCAAGCCATTTTAGATCGCAGGGCATTTCACGCAATGAAGGCTCTCCTTCGTCTTGCAGAGACACAGCCAGCACGTGAGCTGATTCCTGTGATCGAGCAGCTGACCGTGGTTCTAAAACAAGATCATGCACCCCTAGAGTTCATTCCCCTCCACTGGAAAATGAAGCGGGCGCTCAAGAACTTAAACAACCTGCCTATCCCCGCCGAGGCTCCTGCAACTTCTACCGGACTGCCGATTCCTATAGACAGCACGAGAGAAAAAGAAGAGCCTTACCACGGACAAGAAATTTGATGAGCTACCAAAATAAACCCAACCACATCGAGCCTTTTACAGAAGATGCCGAAGAGCGATATGCACAAGTACGTACACACCAGGTGCAGCTTTTTGTTTCAGGAAATCCACGTCAGCAACAATCCGCGACCGAATGGCTTGTGGACTACCTCAGTGAGCTTAATCTGGAGAAGTACCGACGAAACAAGTTCTTTGCAAAGTTTCGCATGGCTTTATCTACCCGGGAAGAGAAGGCGCTCAATCTTGCCATAGAGCTCTTTCCTGATCTCCAGAGCCAGCCACGAGAAGCCACTGTTGTAGCACTGGGAAATGCAGCAGCACAGCACCCTTGTCTCTGGGAACTTTTATGTATTGGGGTGCAGCGCTATACCTTCTCGGCTGATTGTTTCTATCTCGCCACGGATGCGATTCGCCATACGATCTTGCACTGGGATACGCCGACAACCGTGGTGCATCTAAAACAGGCGCTCAAACCCATTGATACTGCCGTTGACGATCTCACAGGACAGGCTGTTTTGACGCTGATCTCGGGACTTTCTCCTCACCCTGCACTCCGACAACTCCTCCCAGAGCTAAAGGCACTCGAGCGGCACAGCGCTCTAAAAGAGGCCGCTAGTACGCTACGGACACAGGTCGCCTCGCTTCCTCGGGGAGACTTTCCCATTCCTACCCAGGCGCAGGAAAATAACGAGAAGGATCTTCCGCTTCCTGCATCCAACAAAGACAAAGATGCCTGAGGACACACCGACATTGCTACAGTGGGTTGCCTTGGGGGATGAAGCGCAGCGCAAGTACGCCGAAGAAACACTCTATGCACAGGGCAGCGCTGTTTTCCCTCAGGTGTACGAGGCCGTTGAGAAAGCCCTTGATACCTACCGACGTATGCTTTTTGCCGGTGAACAGGCACATTGGCGGATAGAACGTCTTGCCCTCTTTCTCGCCGCTTTTGGCGAACCGAGTACCATTGAATTATTAGTACAAGTGCGTCTCTCAACTAGCCGCAACATGCCTCTCGCTCGACTTCTCTGGCGCTTAGAAGTGCGCGATGACCTCGCAACCATTCAGGCGCTCTTGACCGGAGGGTTTCTGCTTCGCAAGAACTTCTCCTTTGGACCAGAGACCCTCAAGATTGCGGGGCTTTTAGTCAATCTCGCCGAGACCGTCCCCTGTCCCGAGCTACACCAAACCCGTGTGCTGCTTCGTCCAGGGCTTGGTGTTCCCAAAGAGTTCGCCCAACTTCGTAAGCGCCTCGATGCAGCACTTGGCACGGAGGCTACGCTACCACTCCCTGCAGATATGGCTATCTCCATTGAGAATCTTCCTATTGCTACAAATGTAGAATGGGCCGGCAAGAACCTCTCGCCACCCATCAACGAGCAAAACGATGGCTAGTGCCAAGCTCACGCAGCCTATCTACAAGCTTAACCACGATGAGTACAGAGAGCGCTGCCTGGCCAAGAACGAGTTAGTTGCTCTGGGCAAAGAAGCTGTAGGTCTATCTATTTTTGTACAGTCTCAGAATAACTCTAAAAAGACACTTCTTATTCTTACATCCTCATATCAAACTTTATCACCTCAAAAAAATGACTCCTGAACAGTACCGATTGCAATGTCTTTTATATGTAAATGGCGTCGCTTCACAGAGAGAATCTGCTAGGGAGATGCTTCTCGCATGTGGCCCTGCGGCAATTCCTTGGATAATAACCATCGCAGAAGAAAAATTAAAAGAGTTTTATAAGCCAGGAATTGGGTATCCACCATTTCAGCCGCTAATACGTTATGCTCAGCTGCTTTCAGAATATGGTGAGCCTTGCTGCTTAGACTTGCTTGTACGAATCGCTCAGCAGAGTCCCGATCAAGGATACGAAGAGTTCCGTAAACCTCTAAAAAAGTTGCTTACTTTTTTAGAGGCACGTGATGATATAGAAACAATTACTGCTTTAGTAGCTGCGCTGCGGCGACTCCGTCGTGCTATTTTGTATCAAAGAGAGGCTGTCTTGGTTGCAGAGATTTTAGTAGCCAGTGCAGAGCGTGCACCATGGGTAGAGCTACACCAAGTGCGTGCACTCTTACAGCCAAGTATCGGTACACCAAAAGAGTTTCGCATTCTCTCTGAGCGTCTTACCCGTGCTCTTGGTGAAGAGAACTTCTTGCCTCTTTCGGCGGCCTCCGCACCCACTTCACAGAGCCTTCCTATTCCGGTGCGGGCACGTGAGGAAAACGATGGCTAGTGCCAAGCTCACGCAGCTTATCTACAAGCTTAACCACGACGAGTACAGAGAGCGCTGCCTAGCCGAGAACGAGTTAGTTACCCTGGGAAAAGAAGCTGTTGAGGCGCTGATCATGGTAGTTGTGCACCAACTAATGTTGCCAGCCCTGCGTGCTGCATCCGCCCTCAGCCGTATTAGTGATGAGCGTGGTGTCTTGCCCGTTGCCCGTCTTGCCTTGCGTGAGAGTGCCCCAATCCCTCAAATTCTTGATATCTTAGCTGAGTGGCAGTGGCAGGAATTGCCAAAAGAGTGGGCCGCAAAAGAGCTCGTTCGGATCGCAAAGCGCTACAAGCAGTCACAGATGCCCTCTATAATCTGGGAGGACTTTCTCCCACGAGTGCGCACTCTCTCGCCGGGCTGGACTCCTCCCGTGATCGTTGTTCCGGCTCCTGTCGTGGTTCCCACATTCGAGGATATGCCCGACGCGATACAAGCGCTTCGCTCCATTCACTATGGGACACGTCAAGCGGCAACAGCAACGCTCATCGCAATCG is a window encoding:
- a CDS encoding HEAT repeat domain-containing protein, with amino-acid sequence METEAKTTQELIEQLQSHQYGARFVALGRLIELGESAIPLLTEALYHPDKALRIRVACALAGIGATDASVVLPIADLWEELPADSVLGEAFLVVVRELAAGVRPEHIPVLTRLLDCYKKTPLSSSSAPATVPVGLQVTTMAAGALETLAKRTPTRELLTPLAHLPKGGFFSSGPAVLTHAHKVLDEATKQWQFDPHRRDLPVPAEKSEKTEASETK
- a CDS encoding Hsp70 family protein, with the protein product MELAVDFGTTNSVVAVVEEGNIRVISLPAIAREQPTTQATLVPTCVFVREKRRRLWPRFWMTEPEALIGQAALAHNFEGGAPGFAQSFKRALAQEPHRPVASVQGKTIAAREAAYLFLRELTAAARAAAAPGDKKLTQLTISGPVGYFETYRAELATLTKRLGVKSFKTIDEPIAAALGYGVNVGRDETLLVVDWGGGTLNLAVIRLGPGVLASGAAPILAKHMVGKGGDDVDYWLMEELLPGFEDIAAGRYDAKWEVMRAKESVSRTGGSTPISWRGIQRTLDRESLVALLTKRGLYDDLRTALTDIKIQLAETAPDLKVDEVLLTGGSTLLPEVPAVVDSFFPEAIVRHDNEFVFTAVASGAARFAGGVPVDDFIYHDYAIAVQESDGSVGYELLSPRRTRYPTAPDFAVRYYADYAGMEEMRFRVCEIGRLGQKPVAWEPRPNGSRYWSPKGETERAQVMELNPADAPLPLNPAGVGTSPRLRVTYNINADRWLCMTVEDLVKKQTLRDNVPVVRLR
- a CDS encoding HEAT repeat domain-containing protein, translated to MSTVEHWIAQLHASSYETRQEASEQLVALGERAVPALIEVACAPKLVARMRAMEALGTIGDRRAFWPLAELTLPDDDYELTMTRRKTLTQLAERLAIAPVRSDAAWFIAIVRKYRFDSYGQSIAVAAARGALTLAQSDPGPELLPILALLKGNFLYAAPPAFGPIRKALLPLLADWKDLPVAADAPLLDGTDLPRPSQAE
- a CDS encoding HEAT repeat domain-containing protein translates to MDSTSLLTQLSHPDYNERRRAEDALVALGESAVLSLIDVVETRLFVPALRAASALSRLGDTRGTLPVARLLLDQVGSARQDIILLLAQWKVAGGGDDPVARELISLARDCTEAQSAQTLGGAVSYGLSALVSQELLEGKLLQAIRKHSVGWTRRAQVVGTGSFRNLRELSPLIQALRSPQHEQRNTATARLIELGSEAVPVLLEALSHDSPLVRFRAAEALGKIGDPRAVEPLLKLASVLSLDFDVQQAATEALRNLARKRMQTPEPDDVPALILLVRHLRFSHPDAADDAAVALTTLARRHPSPALRGALKWLRSFGLALTPTFKEAHRAIEEATKQWKDLPLTATAPEKEENLPLPATEEVLPGQREGEEQQ
- a CDS encoding HEAT repeat domain-containing protein, whose translation is MSIPTETSALIAQLTSPDYGVRLIALGKLVEAGEAAVPALLEALRRPDPLLKACAACALAGIGTPRAALPLVALWEADPFDPSAIEALSEFAGKLARAPQTEDIPALMELLPCYKKTSETKNGVSGRVVGQEISVLAAEGLSKLARTAPSPQLRAALPLLKRDIWHSSPDEFGEAREWIEDATHKWKDLPVTAFAPQPKASELPLPAEKPERP
- a CDS encoding HEAT repeat domain-containing protein yields the protein MTELEQGLAWLDTDDHLIRRQGLELLRKLGDDAIPPLIDLACSYKVVARMRAIEALGELGDPDAFWPLANLGHELLLTRRKAMQAIVAHVAEAPTREDAAWLIGIIKTFRRDPQGQELVQAAVQGALSLARRDPCPELAPLLPLLTDELEDLRHELQRHLAAYKDLPRIADSPEKRSADLPRPASR